From one Deltaproteobacteria bacterium genomic stretch:
- a CDS encoding cytochrome P450, translating to MQLSDVDLTDPDLFQRGTPHEMFTVLRREAPVFWHPEKNGRGFWAITKYADLKEISKNPGLFSSERQGAIMRDPLPQDLPFVQSIMLSMDPPRHRQYRGLVNKAFSPRMITGLHGRVRDMVKRIINRVIERGECDFVEDIAALLPLEVICEMMGVPDADRRNVYEVGNRMVGFDDPDLQPDGQPSAMNDGQAAAAEMFMYAGHLLEKARTHPGDDLATALVNAELDGHKLSDSDFNFFFLLLVIAGNETTRTVTSNGMLALIDHPDQLRDVRADPSLLPSAIEEILRYAPAVHNFRRTVTADTVVRGQPLKTDDKLTIWYPSVNRDEDVFENSQVFDIRRHPNDHLAFGVGEHFCLGANLARLELNEIFRGIVTHLHDIELAAPPRRLRSTFINGVKEMRIRFRPGAIEA from the coding sequence ATGCAACTTAGCGACGTCGATCTCACCGATCCAGATCTCTTTCAGCGCGGCACGCCGCACGAGATGTTCACCGTGCTGCGGCGCGAAGCCCCGGTCTTCTGGCACCCCGAGAAGAACGGCCGCGGCTTCTGGGCGATCACGAAATACGCCGACTTGAAGGAGATCTCGAAGAACCCGGGACTGTTCTCGTCCGAGCGGCAGGGTGCCATCATGCGCGACCCGTTGCCGCAGGATCTCCCGTTCGTGCAGTCGATCATGCTCAGCATGGATCCGCCGCGCCACCGCCAGTATCGCGGCTTGGTCAACAAGGCGTTTTCGCCGCGCATGATCACGGGCCTGCACGGGCGCGTGCGCGACATGGTGAAGCGCATCATCAACCGCGTGATCGAACGCGGCGAGTGCGACTTCGTCGAGGACATCGCGGCGCTGCTGCCGTTGGAAGTCATCTGCGAGATGATGGGCGTCCCCGACGCCGACCGCCGCAACGTGTACGAAGTCGGCAACCGCATGGTCGGCTTCGACGACCCCGATCTGCAGCCGGACGGCCAGCCTTCCGCGATGAACGATGGCCAGGCCGCCGCCGCCGAGATGTTCATGTACGCCGGCCATCTGCTCGAAAAGGCGCGCACGCATCCCGGCGACGATCTCGCCACGGCGTTGGTCAACGCCGAGCTCGACGGTCACAAGCTCAGCGACTCGGACTTCAACTTCTTCTTCCTGTTGCTGGTCATCGCCGGCAACGAGACCACGCGCACCGTCACCAGCAACGGCATGCTGGCGTTGATCGACCACCCCGATCAGTTGCGCGATGTGCGCGCCGATCCCTCGCTGTTGCCGTCAGCAATCGAGGAGATCCTCCGCTACGCACCGGCGGTGCATAATTTCCGCCGCACCGTCACCGCCGACACGGTGGTGCGCGGCCAACCGCTCAAGACCGACGACAAGCTGACGATCTGGTACCCGTCGGTGAATCGCGACGAGGACGTGTTCGAGAACTCGCAGGTATTCGACATCCGCCGGCACCCCAACGACCATCTGGCCTTCGGAGTGGGCGAGCACTTCTGCCTCGGGGCGAATCTGGCGCGGCTCGAACTCAACGAGATCTTCCGCGGCATCGTCACCCACCTGCACGACATCGAACTTGCCGCCCCGCCGCGCCGCTTGCGCTCGACCTTCATCAATGGCGTAAAGGAAATGCGCATCCGCTTTCGCCCCGGCGCGATCGAAGCGTGA
- a CDS encoding MFS transporter — protein sequence MKLAVALASASFFMLGACVTLPGMVLPLLLVQFDMRLVEAGSMLALQPIAYLLSVLVSGRLLARFSTRAVLRVSVGTFAVGIAGFALTSTWRAGAALLFVSGLGFGVMEVALNSLLITIGGERRSNLLNFSHLFFGVGSFVAPALTAQAVAAGVTWRVPFAVAGGFTALVAAGWSFLRVHTDAPSAATSDSPRARATTPLTLLLAVLLGVYVGVETGIGGWLTKYMVSVRDVSLAYGGTTLSLYWLGLAAGRLVLTGLAHHVREERLIVGLAAFATAAAAAALLAPQAWSATAAFALTGLGFSGIFPAVIALGGRHHPHNTAAATSVLIAGAGLGGIVIPWAMSAIADGVGLVAGMSFYALLSGAMAALAAALLQRLRPDES from the coding sequence ATGAAGCTCGCCGTCGCGCTCGCCTCGGCGTCCTTCTTCATGCTCGGCGCCTGCGTCACGTTGCCCGGGATGGTCTTGCCACTGTTGCTAGTGCAGTTTGACATGCGGTTGGTCGAAGCCGGCTCGATGCTTGCGCTGCAACCGATCGCGTATTTGCTGTCGGTGCTGGTTTCCGGGCGATTGCTCGCGCGCTTTAGCACGCGTGCAGTGCTGCGCGTGAGCGTGGGCACATTCGCCGTCGGCATCGCCGGTTTCGCGCTGACGTCAACGTGGCGTGCGGGCGCCGCGCTGCTGTTCGTCAGCGGTCTGGGCTTCGGGGTGATGGAAGTTGCGCTCAACTCGCTGCTGATCACCATCGGCGGCGAACGGCGCTCGAACTTGCTGAACTTCTCGCATCTCTTCTTCGGCGTCGGATCGTTCGTGGCACCGGCGCTGACGGCGCAAGCCGTCGCCGCCGGGGTGACGTGGCGCGTGCCGTTCGCGGTGGCGGGCGGCTTCACGGCGCTGGTGGCGGCCGGATGGAGTTTTCTCCGTGTGCACACCGACGCACCCAGCGCGGCCACGAGCGACTCACCGCGCGCACGGGCGACCACGCCGCTCACTCTGCTGCTTGCCGTGCTGCTCGGTGTCTACGTCGGTGTCGAAACCGGCATCGGCGGCTGGTTGACGAAGTACATGGTGAGCGTTCGCGATGTCAGCCTCGCCTACGGCGGCACCACGCTGTCGCTCTACTGGCTCGGGCTGGCAGCCGGTCGGCTGGTGCTGACCGGGCTGGCGCATCACGTGCGCGAAGAACGTCTCATCGTCGGGCTGGCGGCCTTCGCCACAGCGGCCGCCGCCGCCGCTCTGCTGGCACCCCAGGCTTGGTCTGCCACGGCTGCTTTCGCGCTAACCGGCCTCGGCTTCTCCGGAATTTTCCCCGCCGTGATCGCGCTCGGTGGCCGGCACCACCCACACAACACCGCGGCCGCCACCAGCGTCTTGATCGCCGGCGCCGGGCTCGGCGGCATCGTGATCCCCTGGGCGATGTCGGCAATCGCCGACGGCGTTGGTTTGGTCGCCGGGATGAGTTTCTACGCGCTGCTCTCCGGCGCGATGGCCGCTCTCGCCGCCGCGCTGCTGCAGCGTCTGCGACCCGACGAATCCTGA
- a CDS encoding thrombospondin type 3 repeat-containing protein: MKSRWIRSVRIIAACFGLLMLVTVWRPLAAAANTGSSSAFGESVSLSVVPALPPTVSITSAPLPTVSGSAPPSYMLTDTLASVLVSDTLTGQVLSTGTLTVNASSTLPTTDSASADATVNGLDIDVVTLLSLLTIDATSVQSTASITGTCGDSLSAAGSTTFANPSVTSTLAIGLSIAVSPAANTILLNVSGVKVVLNEQVQTGDGSTAAGLTVNAIHITLTNVALAGIGTINGDIIIAQSVATLDCTSPTPTQTPTDTPTATPTGTPTATPTATPTATATETPTETSTATPTSTPTATPSDTATATPTATATETPTDTPTATPSDTPTATPTSTPTDTPTTTATETPTHSPTATPTHTPTVTPTDTPTATATTTPTQTPTTTPTATPTATPTMTPTASPSPSRTASRTAKPTKTPGPPDADGDGIPDAIEGSADRDGDGIPNFLDYDPSGHLYDEATGRILKGGHVQVSPAGPVSLLANGSQGFYQFTVAVAGLYTITIQPPTGFRPSKMCLRQDPPPFDPTGGMDPLSLGNGEAGATGMLTSNACTPFYLTFNLELGDPFIINNNIPLRRIPTAVPTMTSGTQLLTVLALCLLAAATLGGSAARRSSRQR, translated from the coding sequence ATGAAGTCACGGTGGATTCGCTCGGTAAGAATCATCGCAGCGTGCTTCGGGTTGCTGATGCTGGTGACAGTCTGGCGGCCGTTGGCGGCTGCAGCGAATACAGGCAGCAGCTCGGCATTCGGCGAGTCGGTGAGTCTGAGTGTCGTGCCTGCCCTACCACCGACCGTTAGCATTACTAGCGCCCCACTGCCGACAGTGTCAGGGAGCGCGCCGCCATCCTACATGCTCACCGACACCTTGGCCTCGGTGCTGGTGTCGGACACCTTGACGGGACAAGTGCTGAGTACGGGCACCCTGACTGTGAACGCTAGCTCCACGCTGCCTACTACCGACAGCGCCAGCGCTGATGCGACGGTGAATGGGCTCGATATCGACGTGGTGACCTTGCTGTCGTTGCTAACGATCGACGCCACCTCAGTGCAATCGACCGCCTCGATCACCGGGACGTGTGGCGACTCGCTCAGCGCGGCGGGCAGCACCACCTTTGCCAACCCGAGCGTCACCAGCACGCTGGCGATCGGACTATCTATTGCCGTCTCGCCGGCCGCCAATACGATCCTGCTCAATGTCTCCGGCGTGAAGGTCGTGTTGAATGAGCAAGTACAAACTGGGGACGGCTCGACGGCTGCGGGCCTGACGGTCAACGCGATCCACATCACCCTGACGAATGTCGCGCTCGCCGGTATTGGAACGATCAACGGCGATATCATCATCGCTCAGTCCGTTGCGACCTTGGATTGCACGAGCCCGACTCCCACGCAGACACCCACTGACACACCGACAGCCACGCCCACCGGCACCCCGACCGCAACACCAACAGCGACGCCCACAGCTACTGCGACAGAGACGCCGACTGAAACATCAACCGCAACCCCAACAAGTACCCCTACGGCGACTCCAAGCGATACGGCCACCGCCACGCCAACCGCGACTGCGACCGAGACGCCGACGGACACGCCGACGGCCACACCGAGCGATACTCCGACGGCAACGCCCACGAGCACCCCGACTGACACGCCGACCACGACCGCGACTGAGACGCCGACTCACTCGCCGACCGCAACCCCGACTCACACACCGACGGTCACTCCGACGGACACACCAACCGCTACGGCCACGACGACGCCGACCCAAACACCCACCACAACGCCCACCGCCACCCCGACCGCCACGCCGACGATGACCCCCACCGCCTCGCCTAGTCCGAGCAGAACGGCCAGCCGAACAGCCAAGCCAACGAAGACACCGGGCCCGCCGGATGCCGATGGCGATGGTATCCCCGATGCCATCGAAGGTTCCGCCGACCGCGACGGCGATGGAATTCCCAATTTCCTCGACTACGATCCGAGCGGCCATTTGTATGACGAGGCCACCGGCCGCATTCTCAAGGGCGGACACGTGCAGGTGAGCCCAGCAGGACCTGTCAGCCTTCTGGCCAACGGCTCGCAAGGCTTCTATCAGTTCACCGTCGCCGTGGCCGGCCTCTATACCATCACGATCCAGCCACCGACTGGATTTCGTCCGAGCAAGATGTGTCTGCGCCAGGATCCGCCGCCGTTTGATCCGACCGGCGGCATGGACCCGTTGAGCTTGGGCAACGGTGAAGCGGGCGCAACAGGCATGCTGACCTCGAATGCGTGCACGCCCTTTTATCTCACGTTCAATCTCGAGCTCGGTGACCCCTTCATCATCAACAACAACATCCCGTTGCGCCGGATACCGACGGCGGTTCCGACGATGACATCCGGTACCCAGCTCCTCACGGTACTTGCGCTCTGTTTGCTGGCAGCCGCAACGCTCGGCGGTTCTGCCGCACGGCGGAGTAGCAGACAGCGATGA
- a CDS encoding site-specific DNA-methyltransferase, with protein sequence MPRRPSSLLDTRIIYCGDCLDQLPKLPDHCVDLIYIDPPFNSNRNYEAFWGETKEKRAFEDRHASTQAYLEFMRPRCVELARVLKPTGSFYYHCDWHASHYVKVMLDQIFGENNFRNEIIWQRSNSHNEARQYGRIHDTIFFYTGSDTYTWNAIRLPYSREQMKRYKQDADGRWYKGENLTAERLDSDSGKFEWRGTKPPPSRGWGYSVEQLEKWWREGLILTKKDGTPRMDGQKVYLDDTLGKGLQSIWTDIPRIANTSSERLGYPTQKPLVLLDRIIAASTNENDIVLDAFLWLRDRSCVRAESETPVDRH encoded by the coding sequence GTGCCGCGTCGCCCTTCGTCCCTGCTCGACACCCGCATCATCTACTGCGGCGATTGTCTCGATCAGCTCCCAAAGCTGCCCGATCATTGCGTCGATTTGATCTACATCGATCCGCCGTTCAACTCGAACCGCAACTATGAAGCGTTCTGGGGCGAGACGAAGGAAAAGCGCGCGTTCGAGGATCGGCACGCCTCGACACAAGCCTACTTGGAGTTCATGCGCCCGCGCTGCGTCGAGCTGGCGCGCGTGCTCAAGCCCACGGGCAGCTTCTACTACCACTGCGACTGGCACGCCTCGCACTACGTCAAGGTCATGCTCGATCAGATTTTCGGCGAGAACAATTTTCGCAACGAAATTATCTGGCAGCGTTCAAACTCTCACAATGAAGCCCGTCAGTATGGGCGCATCCACGACACGATCTTCTTTTACACGGGATCAGACACCTATACGTGGAACGCGATCAGGCTCCCCTATAGCCGCGAGCAGATGAAACGCTATAAGCAGGACGCGGACGGGCGTTGGTACAAGGGCGAGAACCTTACCGCCGAGCGACTGGATAGCGATTCTGGGAAATTCGAGTGGCGCGGGACAAAGCCTCCGCCGAGTCGCGGCTGGGGGTATAGCGTCGAGCAACTTGAGAAATGGTGGCGCGAAGGTCTGATCCTTACGAAGAAAGATGGCACGCCGCGAATGGACGGCCAAAAAGTGTACCTCGACGATACGCTAGGCAAGGGACTCCAATCCATTTGGACCGATATTCCCCGTATCGCAAACACCAGTTCTGAGCGTCTCGGCTACCCGACGCAAAAGCCACTCGTCCTGCTAGATCGAATCATCGCCGCGAGTACCAATGAAAACGACATCGTGCTCGACGCCTTTTTGTGGCTGCGGGACCGCTCTTGTGTCCGCGCAGAATCTGAAACGCCAGTGGATCGGCATTGA
- a CDS encoding restriction endonuclease produces the protein MAKRLRDVCKLRENEELWQAGRGFVVRDLPRSEDQLRKLPHFEFENWAVIALGGIPNKAQVGDMGIDGRIYPVSAVEQRRDTSQRREKEAKAQELGFMDQWYPIQVKQKDKAGRPDIDSFEAVMAREDRTKGYFVSFDFTQDAYIEIRAFLRKSGRMIIPLTVREILDEQIAQKMV, from the coding sequence ATGGCGAAGCGGCTGCGCGATGTCTGCAAGCTGCGCGAGAATGAGGAGCTGTGGCAGGCGGGACGAGGCTTCGTGGTGCGCGATTTGCCGCGCAGCGAAGACCAACTCCGCAAGCTGCCGCACTTTGAATTTGAGAATTGGGCAGTCATCGCGCTCGGCGGCATCCCAAACAAAGCACAAGTCGGCGACATGGGAATCGATGGCCGTATCTATCCGGTGTCGGCAGTGGAACAGAGGCGCGACACCTCGCAGCGGCGCGAGAAGGAAGCGAAAGCGCAGGAACTTGGTTTCATGGATCAATGGTATCCGATCCAAGTGAAGCAGAAGGACAAGGCTGGCCGACCGGACATTGACTCGTTCGAAGCCGTGATGGCGCGCGAGGATCGCACCAAGGGTTACTTCGTCTCGTTCGATTTCACGCAGGATGCCTACATTGAAATCCGTGCGTTCTTGCGGAAGTCCGGGCGAATGATCATTCCACTGACCGTCCGCGAAATACTAGATGAGCAGATTGCGCAGAAGATGGTTTGA
- a CDS encoding type II toxin-antitoxin system VapC family toxin has protein sequence MPGRRVVYWDSCIFIAWLKDEHRANPLDMDGIAYLVDEWDAGRLVIATSTITRIEVLDSRLMSEQAAQFQACLRRSTIRVDGVTSAVADLAHQIRDHYPTPRITTPDAIHLATAIAIPCETFFTFDGADPVDKKVRKILPLGPTIAGRHTLDTKAPRRPVSSQGVLPLLPPKK, from the coding sequence ATGCCTGGTAGGCGAGTTGTCTACTGGGACTCGTGCATTTTCATCGCGTGGCTCAAGGATGAGCACCGCGCGAATCCGCTCGACATGGATGGCATCGCCTACCTCGTGGATGAGTGGGACGCTGGGCGGTTGGTCATAGCCACCTCGACGATCACACGCATCGAGGTGCTGGATTCACGTCTCATGTCCGAGCAAGCGGCGCAGTTTCAAGCATGTTTACGGCGTTCTACCATCCGCGTCGATGGCGTCACATCCGCAGTTGCTGACCTCGCCCACCAGATCCGCGATCACTACCCTACACCGAGGATTACGACGCCAGATGCAATTCACTTGGCGACGGCGATCGCGATACCTTGCGAAACCTTCTTTACGTTCGATGGTGCCGATCCAGTCGACAAGAAGGTCCGAAAGATTTTGCCTCTTGGCCCTACAATCGCTGGCCGGCATACCTTGGATACCAAGGCGCCCCGCCGACCCGTCTCGTCACAGGGAGTGCTCCCACTTTTGCCGCCGAAGAAGTAG
- a CDS encoding SDR family oxidoreductase — MHAVPTKDPECALPPTEHEMIDLGLADKRALVTGAGAGSGRAIAVWLARAGCAVAVNDIDAGRAAETVTMIRAAGHSAIVCVANVRSEDEVQAMVGAVVRDLGGLDVAVNNVGMLASRHARPFLDMDGEYFRDIVEQNLIATALCCRAEARAMVTQGAGGCIINVSSGESQRPAPDLALYGAAKAAVNHLSRTLAYELGAHSIRVNVIAPGTMLTERVRAALSPEYLEALRASIPLGRMTEPDDLARTAVYLASDLARNVTGQFILADGGADLSRDRPQRSRR, encoded by the coding sequence ATGCACGCCGTGCCCACCAAGGATCCCGAATGCGCTTTGCCGCCGACCGAACATGAGATGATCGACCTCGGCCTAGCAGACAAACGCGCGCTGGTGACGGGAGCGGGCGCTGGGTCGGGACGCGCGATCGCCGTGTGGTTGGCACGCGCCGGCTGCGCGGTAGCGGTCAACGACATCGATGCTGGGCGCGCCGCCGAAACCGTTACGATGATTCGCGCCGCAGGGCACTCGGCGATCGTCTGCGTCGCCAACGTTCGTAGCGAGGATGAAGTTCAGGCCATGGTCGGCGCCGTGGTGCGCGATCTCGGCGGTCTCGACGTCGCGGTTAACAACGTCGGCATGCTCGCCAGCCGGCACGCGCGGCCGTTCCTCGACATGGACGGCGAGTACTTCCGCGACATCGTCGAGCAGAACCTGATCGCGACCGCGCTGTGCTGCCGCGCGGAGGCGCGCGCGATGGTCACGCAAGGCGCAGGCGGCTGTATCATCAACGTCAGCTCGGGCGAGAGCCAGCGGCCGGCGCCCGACCTCGCGCTCTACGGCGCCGCCAAGGCCGCGGTGAATCACTTGAGTCGGACACTTGCCTACGAACTCGGGGCCCACAGCATCCGCGTCAATGTCATCGCGCCCGGCACTATGCTGACCGAGCGCGTGCGCGCTGCGTTGTCGCCGGAGTACCTCGAAGCCTTGCGCGCCTCGATTCCACTCGGCCGGATGACCGAGCCCGACGATCTCGCGCGCACGGCGGTGTATCTCGCCTCGGATCTCGCGCGCAATGTCACCGGTCAATTCATTCTCGCCGACGGCGGAGCCGATCTCTCGCGGGACCGCCCGCAGCGATCGAGGAGGTAA
- a CDS encoding AMP-binding protein produces MRERNDLILADLVAIRAERQPDLDVLTFERWSLGNAELPDEVRTYADLHTNGHRIAAALLARGMSPGQRFGLMMRNHPEFVETMIGASISACVFVPIDPRTRGEKLAYMLRQSGCRGVVCADYCLDQVEAVRAALPDFTWILALETRETPEPVALANAESLNAALAMPAVTVDVRLANPNDPLQIIYTSGTTGDPKGVVFPNARFGMFGMLGALLGYQPDDRPYTGLSLTHGNAQAVTLGPSLNMGLRAVFSRRFTKSRLWDICRRYRCTTFSMLGGMATAIYSEPPRANDTDNLVRMVIDAGMPAAICQPFERRFGVQVFEWYGAVEGGLAFKPIGDGPIGSFGKPVPGLDMKIVAEDDKECPPGVIGEIVSRPASGEAASVEYYANEKASQEKTARGWLRSGDMGHRDADGWFFFDYRKGGSIRHNGDFINTGFVEKVIAEHPAVADVFVYGVPAASGAPGEKDVVAAIVVEPGVALIPATIFEACLKGLEPNFVPSYLQVVDEIPKTASEKPQERFLIERFKPGDPGIFTA; encoded by the coding sequence ATGCGCGAACGCAACGACCTGATTCTCGCCGACCTCGTCGCGATCCGCGCCGAGCGGCAGCCGGATCTCGACGTGCTCACGTTCGAACGCTGGAGTTTGGGCAACGCCGAACTGCCCGACGAAGTGCGAACCTATGCCGATCTGCACACCAACGGCCATCGCATCGCCGCCGCACTGCTGGCGCGCGGCATGAGTCCCGGTCAGCGCTTCGGCTTGATGATGCGCAATCATCCGGAGTTCGTCGAGACCATGATCGGCGCCTCGATCAGCGCGTGCGTGTTCGTGCCGATTGATCCCCGCACACGCGGTGAGAAGCTCGCCTACATGCTGCGGCAGTCCGGTTGCCGCGGCGTCGTGTGCGCCGACTATTGCCTCGATCAAGTGGAGGCGGTGCGCGCGGCGCTCCCAGATTTCACGTGGATCCTCGCGCTCGAAACCCGCGAGACCCCCGAGCCGGTGGCGCTCGCCAATGCCGAGTCACTCAACGCCGCGCTCGCCATGCCGGCCGTAACGGTCGATGTCCGACTGGCGAATCCGAATGATCCGCTGCAGATCATCTATACCTCCGGTACCACTGGCGACCCCAAGGGCGTGGTATTCCCCAACGCACGCTTCGGCATGTTCGGCATGCTCGGCGCGTTGCTCGGTTACCAGCCGGATGATCGACCCTACACCGGTCTGTCGCTTACGCACGGGAACGCGCAGGCGGTTACGCTCGGGCCGTCGCTCAACATGGGATTGCGCGCGGTATTCAGCCGGCGCTTCACTAAGTCTCGCCTCTGGGACATCTGTCGTCGCTATCGCTGCACCACCTTCTCGATGCTCGGTGGCATGGCGACGGCGATCTATAGCGAGCCGCCGCGCGCCAACGACACGGACAATCTCGTGCGCATGGTGATTGATGCCGGAATGCCGGCGGCGATTTGTCAGCCGTTCGAGCGCCGCTTCGGCGTGCAGGTGTTCGAGTGGTACGGCGCGGTGGAAGGCGGCCTCGCGTTCAAGCCGATCGGCGATGGTCCGATCGGCAGTTTCGGAAAGCCCGTGCCCGGCCTCGATATGAAGATCGTCGCTGAAGACGACAAGGAGTGCCCCCCGGGCGTGATCGGCGAGATCGTCTCGCGTCCGGCGAGCGGCGAAGCCGCCAGCGTCGAGTACTACGCGAACGAAAAGGCGTCGCAAGAAAAAACCGCGCGCGGGTGGTTGCGCAGTGGCGACATGGGTCATCGCGACGCCGACGGCTGGTTCTTCTTCGACTACCGCAAAGGCGGCAGCATTCGCCACAACGGCGACTTCATCAATACCGGGTTCGTGGAGAAGGTCATCGCCGAACACCCGGCGGTGGCCGACGTCTTCGTCTACGGCGTGCCGGCGGCCTCGGGTGCGCCGGGCGAGAAGGACGTGGTTGCGGCAATCGTGGTCGAGCCCGGCGTGGCGCTCATCCCAGCGACGATCTTCGAGGCGTGCCTTAAAGGCCTTGAGCCCAACTTCGTGCCCTCGTACTTGCAGGTCGTCGACGAGATCCCCAAGACCGCCTCGGAGAAACCGCAAGAGCGCTTTCTGATCGAGCGCTTCAAACCCGGTGACCCCGGGATCTTCACCGCATAG
- a CDS encoding thiolase family protein yields MRFNAVIAGVGMTQFGKHMETGLKALGAQAVHAAIADAGLEARDLEAAFVGNAAAGLVTGQECIRGQVILRSIGIGRIPVVNVENACASASTALNQACAMVTAGFYDVVLALGVEKLYHPDKRKSFAAFSGAVDVEIMAGLLEALRAGAQAQGGESAGTGAGEKRSMFMDIYAAAARAHMHHYGTTVEQFAAIAAKNSLHGSMNRRAQFREVMSVADVLAAPMIAEPLTRPMCSPIGDGAAAVVVISERKARALGIKNPVRVVSSVLHSGWDHGSDEPGTVEVCASEAYAEAGVGPNDLSVIECHDASAPAELMAYESLGLCAKGEGGKLVDSGSTKLGGQIPVNTSGGLLRKGHPVGATGIAQIVELTEQLQGRSGQRQVEHAHVALAHNGGGAIGTDAAAMCVTILIR; encoded by the coding sequence ATGCGCTTCAACGCGGTGATTGCCGGGGTCGGGATGACCCAGTTTGGCAAGCACATGGAGACCGGCCTCAAAGCGCTCGGTGCGCAAGCGGTGCATGCGGCGATTGCCGACGCGGGGCTTGAGGCGCGTGACCTCGAAGCCGCGTTCGTCGGCAACGCGGCGGCGGGACTGGTGACCGGCCAGGAGTGCATCCGCGGCCAGGTGATTCTGCGCAGCATTGGGATCGGCCGCATTCCGGTGGTCAACGTCGAGAACGCGTGCGCCAGTGCGTCGACCGCGCTCAACCAGGCGTGCGCGATGGTGACGGCGGGCTTCTACGACGTCGTGCTCGCGCTCGGGGTCGAGAAGCTCTACCACCCCGACAAGCGCAAGAGCTTCGCGGCCTTCAGCGGGGCGGTCGATGTCGAAATCATGGCCGGGCTGCTGGAAGCGCTCCGCGCGGGCGCGCAGGCGCAGGGGGGTGAGTCGGCGGGCACCGGCGCGGGCGAGAAGCGGTCGATGTTCATGGACATCTACGCGGCGGCGGCGCGCGCCCACATGCACCACTACGGAACCACCGTGGAGCAATTCGCCGCCATCGCCGCCAAAAACTCGTTGCACGGCAGCATGAACCGGCGCGCGCAGTTCCGCGAGGTGATGAGCGTGGCCGATGTGTTGGCCGCGCCGATGATCGCCGAGCCGCTCACGCGCCCGATGTGCTCGCCGATTGGCGACGGCGCCGCCGCCGTGGTGGTGATCAGCGAACGCAAGGCGCGCGCGCTCGGCATCAAGAACCCCGTGCGCGTGGTGTCGAGTGTATTGCATTCCGGATGGGATCACGGGAGCGACGAGCCGGGCACGGTCGAGGTGTGCGCGAGCGAAGCGTACGCCGAAGCCGGCGTCGGACCGAACGACCTCAGCGTGATCGAGTGCCACGACGCCTCGGCGCCGGCCGAATTGATGGCGTATGAATCGCTCGGTCTGTGCGCGAAGGGCGAGGGCGGCAAGCTCGTTGATTCGGGCTCCACGAAGTTGGGCGGCCAAATCCCGGTCAACACGTCGGGTGGATTGCTGCGCAAGGGCCATCCGGTCGGCGCCACCGGCATCGCGCAAATCGTCGAGCTGACGGAACAGTTGCAAGGCCGCTCCGGCCAGCGCCAAGTCGAACACGCCCACGTCGCGCTCGCGCACAACGGCGGCGGCGCCATTGGGACTGACGCCGCGGCGATGTGCGTGACCATCCTGATACGTTGA
- a CDS encoding nitroreductase family protein: MELREVIGRRRSIRFLLPYKPVEPEKIQRMLEAARLASHWGNVGSLRAVVVFRDSAPKDVVDSLVAPIAGFQIRLAPVVIVWYIDTAAVDDQSNRLRELLAAGALGFGDGKKEALETQLIPIFDSIREGLKQPGLGEVDCGQGIAQATLMAFEQGLGTCCLGSPNLDQIRSNLGLPDTCRVLLLQTVGYPAESPDAGGQRPRQPFEKLFHLNRYGKPFPRSEKVVDELKDDGMIQSPAPQPWREEELNYLKHALGIKGHGLI; this comes from the coding sequence ATGGAACTCAGAGAAGTCATCGGCCGGCGCCGCTCGATTCGATTTCTCCTGCCGTACAAGCCGGTCGAGCCGGAGAAAATTCAACGCATGCTCGAAGCCGCGAGGCTGGCGTCGCACTGGGGCAACGTCGGCAGCTTGCGTGCGGTCGTGGTGTTCCGCGATAGCGCGCCGAAGGACGTGGTCGACTCACTGGTCGCACCGATCGCGGGTTTCCAGATCCGCCTCGCCCCGGTGGTCATCGTCTGGTACATCGACACCGCCGCAGTTGACGATCAATCGAACCGCTTGCGCGAGTTGCTCGCCGCCGGCGCACTCGGCTTCGGTGATGGCAAGAAAGAGGCGCTGGAAACGCAGCTCATCCCGATCTTCGATTCGATTCGTGAAGGGCTCAAGCAGCCCGGCTTGGGTGAAGTCGATTGCGGCCAAGGCATCGCCCAGGCGACGTTGATGGCGTTCGAACAAGGGCTCGGCACATGCTGCCTGGGGTCGCCCAATCTCGATCAGATTCGCAGCAACCTTGGCTTGCCGGACACCTGCCGGGTGTTGCTGCTGCAGACCGTCGGCTATCCGGCCGAGAGTCCCGACGCTGGCGGCCAGCGTCCGCGGCAACCGTTCGAAAAACTCTTCCACCTGAATCGCTACGGCAAGCCGTTCCCGCGCAGCGAGAAGGTAGTCGACGAATTGAAAGACGACGGCATGATCCAAAGTCCGGCGCCGCAGCCGTGGCGCGAAGAGGAACTCAACTACTTGAAGCATGCGCTCGGGATCAAAGGACATGGGCTGATCTGA